One Pleurocapsa sp. PCC 7327 DNA segment encodes these proteins:
- a CDS encoding Tex family protein yields MPTLNLTQVLASECSYSPQQVANVLDLLAEGATIPFIARYRKERTGSLDEVQLRNLCDRFNYLRELEERKATILDAIAAQNQLTDALKSKIEACLNKTELEDLYLPYKPKRRTRATVAREQGLESLAAFIESLNRPDARIKALEPEATQYLSKDKGLETVADVLRGAADILAEKVAEKAELRAYLRDYIFKSGVFVSCIKADYPEGSTKFELYRNYQNSVSKIAPHNLLALFRGEAEGILSLDIAFDEATALSYLETQEIRTKNPVIGDFYQIMLKDAFNRLLKPSLVREVRSERKQWADLESIKTFEVNLRHLLLSSPAGMKPTLAIDPGFRTGCKVAILCATGQFLEYQTIFPHSSPGERTKASETIKQLLKKYRIELIAIGNGTASRETDEFVAEVLKTIEEKPIKVIVNESGASVYSASEVARAEFPDLDVTVRGAISIGRRLQDPLAELVKIEPKSIGVGQYQHDVEQKLLKQKLAETVESCVNYVGVDLNTASKELLTYVSGITPTIANNIIAYRDRNGAFRDRKELLKVSKLGPKAFEQAAGFLRIRDGDNPLDNTAVHPESYPVVEAIAASLKVPLKQITQVSARLKSLDLKQFITDTVGLPTLQDVIKELEKPGRDPRSEFKYATFKEGIKEIGDLKPGMELEGIVTNVANFGAFVDIGVHQDGLVHISQLADRFVKDPKEIVQVGQVVKVRVLEVNESLKRISLSMKQPNRS; encoded by the coding sequence ATGCCCACGCTTAATCTGACTCAGGTTCTTGCTAGTGAGTGTTCTTACTCACCCCAACAGGTTGCCAATGTTCTTGACTTGTTAGCCGAAGGAGCAACCATTCCTTTTATTGCTCGCTATCGAAAAGAACGGACTGGTTCTCTCGATGAAGTGCAACTGCGAAATCTATGCGATCGCTTTAATTATTTAAGGGAGTTAGAAGAGCGCAAAGCGACTATATTAGACGCGATCGCAGCACAAAACCAGCTTACCGACGCGCTCAAGAGCAAGATAGAAGCCTGCTTGAATAAAACCGAACTAGAAGATCTCTATCTGCCCTACAAGCCGAAACGCAGAACCAGAGCAACGGTAGCGCGAGAACAAGGGTTAGAATCGCTAGCCGCCTTCATCGAATCGCTCAACCGTCCAGATGCTAGGATTAAAGCCCTAGAACCAGAAGCTACTCAATATTTATCTAAAGACAAAGGACTAGAGACAGTAGCAGATGTCCTCAGAGGCGCTGCCGATATCCTAGCCGAAAAAGTTGCCGAAAAAGCCGAATTACGCGCTTACTTGCGCGATTATATCTTCAAATCAGGGGTCTTTGTTTCGTGCATCAAAGCCGATTATCCCGAAGGTAGTACGAAGTTTGAGCTATACCGAAATTACCAAAATAGCGTTAGTAAAATTGCGCCTCACAATCTGCTGGCGCTGTTTCGGGGAGAAGCAGAAGGAATTCTCTCGCTAGACATTGCCTTCGATGAAGCGACAGCGTTGTCCTACTTGGAGACACAGGAAATCCGGACTAAAAATCCCGTTATTGGCGATTTTTACCAAATAATGCTCAAGGATGCCTTCAATCGCTTGCTAAAGCCGTCTCTCGTTCGAGAAGTGCGATCGGAACGCAAACAATGGGCAGATCTTGAATCGATTAAAACCTTTGAGGTGAATTTACGCCATCTCTTATTGTCTTCTCCTGCCGGAATGAAGCCAACGCTGGCGATCGATCCCGGATTCCGCACGGGTTGCAAAGTCGCCATTCTCTGCGCAACCGGACAATTTTTGGAATATCAAACCATCTTTCCCCATTCTAGCCCGGGCGAGCGAACTAAAGCCAGCGAAACCATCAAACAGCTTCTGAAAAAGTACCGCATCGAGTTAATCGCCATAGGCAATGGCACTGCTTCGCGGGAAACCGACGAGTTTGTTGCAGAAGTTTTGAAAACTATCGAAGAGAAACCGATTAAAGTCATCGTCAATGAGTCAGGAGCATCCGTCTATTCGGCGAGTGAAGTGGCAAGAGCAGAATTTCCCGATCTCGACGTAACCGTCCGAGGAGCCATTAGTATTGGCAGACGGTTGCAAGATCCCCTGGCCGAGTTGGTCAAAATCGAGCCGAAGTCAATCGGTGTCGGGCAGTACCAGCACGATGTCGAGCAAAAGCTCCTCAAGCAAAAATTAGCAGAGACGGTAGAAAGCTGCGTCAACTACGTAGGAGTCGATCTCAATACGGCTTCTAAAGAACTGCTGACCTACGTGTCTGGAATCACGCCAACCATTGCCAACAATATTATTGCTTATCGCGATCGCAATGGGGCATTTCGCGATCGCAAAGAACTTTTAAAAGTCTCGAAACTTGGACCCAAAGCCTTCGAGCAAGCGGCTGGTTTCTTGCGCATTCGCGATGGCGATAACCCCTTAGATAATACAGCCGTCCATCCCGAAAGTTACCCAGTTGTAGAAGCGATCGCAGCATCTCTAAAAGTTCCCCTCAAGCAAATTACCCAAGTGAGTGCGCGACTTAAATCTCTCGATCTCAAACAATTTATTACCGATACGGTTGGTTTACCCACCCTTCAAGATGTCATTAAGGAATTAGAAAAACCTGGCAGAGATCCGAGATCTGAGTTCAAATATGCCACTTTCAAAGAAGGGATTAAAGAAATCGGCGATCTTAAACCAGGAATGGAATTGGAGGGAATTGTCACCAATGTCGCCAATTTCGGCGCATTTGTCGATATCGGCGTTCATCAGGATGGATTAGTGCATATTTCTCAACTGGCGGATCGCTTTGTTAAAGATCCCAAAGAAATCGTCCAAGTGGGGCAGGTGGTGAAAGTGCGCGTCCTAGAAGTGAATGAGTCACTAAAACGGATTAGCTTATCGATGAAACAACCAAATCGTTCTTAA
- a CDS encoding thiol-disulfide oxidoreductase DCC family protein: MQPLETQLNKPIEAATPSWKIKLLYDGECPLCVREVNFLKKRDVGRGLIAFVNIADDNYTPQENGGIDFETAMGRIHALLPDGTIIKNIEVFRQVYEILGMGWVYSFTKLPIIGAIADIIYGIWADWRLALTGRSNLETIVAERQKRLECTTQSRCPLSETDF, encoded by the coding sequence ATGCAACCCTTAGAAACTCAGCTTAATAAACCAATTGAAGCAGCAACACCATCATGGAAAATCAAGCTGCTCTATGATGGCGAGTGTCCCCTGTGCGTGCGAGAAGTTAATTTTCTCAAAAAACGAGATGTAGGTCGAGGGCTAATTGCATTTGTAAACATTGCCGACGACAACTATACTCCTCAAGAAAACGGCGGGATTGACTTTGAAACGGCGATGGGAAGAATCCACGCTTTGCTTCCCGACGGAACTATCATCAAAAACATAGAAGTCTTTCGCCAAGTTTATGAGATACTCGGCATGGGCTGGGTCTATTCTTTTACTAAATTACCCATCATCGGCGCGATCGCTGATATTATCTATGGAATTTGGGCTGACTGGCGACTTGCTCTTACCGGGCGATCGAATTTAGAGACAATTGTCGCTGAGCGTCAAAAGCGTCTTGAGTGCACAACACAAAGTCGCTGTCCCCTGTCTGAAACCGATTTTTAA
- a CDS encoding ATP-dependent 6-phosphofructokinase codes for MGERKRIGILTSGGDCAGLNAVIRAVTRCAVDIHGWEVLGICRATQGLMSRPPQVMRLEPHKVDPILMMGGTILGTTNKGDPFAFSMPDGSMRDRSSEIIEGYHLLDLDALIGIGGDGSLAILRKLAQQGGINLIGIPKTIDNDVDITERSIGFDTAVNIATEAIDRLHFTAASHDRVMIVEVMGRDAGHIALNAGIAGGAHIILIPEIAYKIENVCRYVKKRQAQGLDYSIVVVSEAVCTEAGETIEQTKSLGECRLGGIGQYLADRIAKGTGAETRVTVLGHTQRGGIASPLDRILASSFGVAAVELIAEGKYDHIVTWQNRQIISVPIAQAIQNYRVVDPEDTLVKTARGLGICLGD; via the coding sequence ATGGGCGAGCGAAAACGAATAGGGATTCTTACCAGTGGAGGCGATTGCGCTGGTTTAAATGCCGTTATTAGAGCCGTTACCCGCTGTGCTGTTGACATTCACGGATGGGAAGTGCTAGGGATTTGCAGGGCAACTCAAGGCTTGATGAGCCGTCCCCCGCAGGTGATGCGCCTAGAACCACACAAAGTCGATCCCATACTGATGATGGGAGGCACGATCTTGGGCACGACTAACAAAGGAGATCCCTTTGCCTTTTCCATGCCCGACGGAAGCATGCGCGATCGCTCTTCAGAGATTATCGAAGGCTATCACTTGCTGGACTTAGACGCTCTCATTGGCATTGGCGGCGATGGCAGTTTAGCCATTCTTCGCAAACTAGCACAACAAGGAGGCATCAACCTCATCGGCATTCCCAAAACCATCGACAACGACGTCGACATAACCGAACGTTCCATTGGCTTTGATACCGCCGTCAATATTGCCACAGAAGCGATCGACCGCCTGCACTTCACAGCGGCCAGTCACGATCGCGTCATGATCGTCGAAGTCATGGGACGCGATGCCGGACATATTGCTCTCAACGCAGGCATCGCGGGCGGCGCTCACATTATTCTGATCCCAGAAATTGCTTATAAGATAGAAAATGTCTGCCGCTATGTCAAAAAACGCCAAGCCCAAGGACTAGATTACTCCATTGTCGTCGTTTCAGAAGCAGTTTGTACGGAGGCGGGAGAGACGATCGAGCAGACCAAGTCATTGGGCGAATGTCGCTTGGGAGGAATCGGTCAGTATCTCGCCGATCGCATTGCCAAAGGAACGGGTGCGGAAACCAGAGTCACCGTTTTAGGGCATACCCAGCGAGGCGGCATCGCTTCTCCCCTCGATAGAATCTTAGCCTCTTCTTTTGGGGTTGCTGCTGTAGAACTCATCGCCGAGGGCAAGTACGACCATATCGTGACTTGGCAAAACCGACAAATCATAAGCGTGCCAATCGCACAAGCCATTCAAAATTACCGGGTTGTCGATCCCGAAGATACTTTAGTTAAAACAGCGAGAGGCTTAGGCATTTGTTTGGGCGATTAA
- a CDS encoding peptidylprolyl isomerase, which produces MASDLTASIELAEIVDHLKKNIQLKEACNKILHQRIVNRAARERNLVVTPEEIQAEANRLRREKRLEKAADTFAWLTEEKITPEDWEAGIRDRILTKKLAESLFSKEVEKLFAQNRLNFEQVLLYQLVVPYERLAWEIFYQIEEEEMSFYQAAHLYDIDERRRHQCGYEGKLYRWSLKPDLAAVIFNARAREVINPIKTEQGYHLLLVEEFIPAELTPEIYQEIIDKMFAEWLASELNYLLHNSSEQQYATQAQ; this is translated from the coding sequence ATGGCTAGCGATCTGACAGCATCAATCGAACTTGCAGAGATTGTCGATCACCTCAAAAAAAATATCCAGCTCAAAGAAGCCTGCAATAAAATTCTTCATCAGAGAATCGTTAATCGGGCTGCACGAGAGCGAAATCTAGTGGTTACGCCAGAAGAGATTCAAGCCGAGGCGAACCGCCTGCGCCGCGAAAAGCGTTTGGAGAAAGCTGCTGACACCTTTGCTTGGCTGACGGAAGAGAAAATTACCCCCGAAGATTGGGAAGCCGGAATCCGCGATCGCATTCTTACTAAAAAGTTAGCAGAATCTCTTTTCTCAAAGGAAGTCGAGAAACTTTTTGCCCAAAATCGTCTGAATTTCGAGCAGGTTTTACTCTATCAGCTTGTCGTTCCCTACGAACGACTTGCCTGGGAAATCTTTTATCAAATTGAAGAGGAAGAGATGAGCTTTTATCAAGCCGCCCATCTCTATGATATTGACGAAAGACGCAGACATCAGTGCGGTTATGAAGGAAAGCTCTATCGTTGGAGCCTCAAACCCGATCTGGCTGCTGTCATATTTAACGCTCGCGCCAGAGAAGTAATTAACCCCATAAAAACCGAGCAGGGATATCATTTACTTTTAGTGGAAGAATTCATTCCTGCCGAATTAACACCTGAAATCTATCAAGAAATAATCGACAAGATGTTTGCGGAATGGTTGGCAAGCGAATTAAACTATCTGCTTCATAATTCTTCTGAGCAACAATACGCTACTCAAGCCCAATAA